The nucleotide sequence ATAACCGTAACCTTAATCTGACCGGGATAGGTAAGTTCTTCCTCAATCTTTTTGGCTATATCCTTAGAAAGTGTAACCATTGTGTCATCGTTAACCCTGTCCGGCTCAACAATAATACGCAGTTCCCGTCCTGCCTGAATGGCGTAAGCCTTACTGACTCCTTCAAAGCTTGATGATATTTCCTCCAGTTTCTCAAGACGTTTTATGTAGGATTCCAACACTTCCCTTCTGGCACCTGGTCTGGAGGCTGAAAGTGCATCAGCAGCCTGTATAAGAACAGATTCCGTATACTTAAATTCCTCTTCTCCATGGTGGGAAAGAATGGCATTGAGAATCCTGGGATCTTCCTTGTATTTCTTAACAATATCAACGCCCACTTCCGTATGTGAGCCTTCACTTTCCTGATCGACAGCCTTACCTATATCGTGCAGCAGTCCCATACGTTTTGCCATCTTTTCATCCAGCCCCAGCTCTGCAGCCATTATACCTGCAATCTTGGCAACTTCAATAGAATGGCCTAAAACATTCTGACCGTAGCTTGTTCTGTATTTGAGCCTTCCGATAAGTTTCAGAAGATCAGAATGTATATTATGTATCCCCAGATTAAATGCTGCCTCTTCACCAACTTCATAAATGTGTTTTTCAACTTCCTGTTTACTCTTTTCATAGTGCTCTTCGATTCGTGAAGGGTGAATCCGGCCGTCGGAAATCAATCTTTCCAGAGTAAGTTTTGCAATTTCCCTGCGGAACGGGTCGTAAGAGGAAAGAATCACTGCTTCCGGTGTATCGTCAACAATAATATCCACTCCCGTAACACTTTCAAAGGTTCTGATATTTCTGCCCTCTCTGCCGATAATTCGCCCTTTCATTTCATCGGAAGGAAGATTGACCGAAGATACGGCTATTTCACTCACATATTCAGGTGCGCATCTCTGTATAGAAGTGGCGATAACGCTTTGAGCTTTTTTATCGGAAGTTCGTTTTACTTCTTCTTCAATTTCCCTGATTTCACGTGCCGCATCCACTTTAGCCTCTTCTATCATTTCCTGTCTGAGCAGCTGTTTTGCCTCTTCCCGGGTCATACCCGATATTTTTTCTATTTCCTGGATCAGCTGCAATCTGATGTTGTCCGTTTCAGCTTTAATCTTATCTACTTCCGCAATCTTATCTTCATATTCCTTTTCCCTCTGGATAATCATCTCTTCTTTCTTCTCGGCCAGTTCTACCTTTTTATCCAGTGCTTCTTCTTTTGCCAGAATTCTTTTTTCCTGAGCCTGTAATTCTTTCTTTCCTTCTTTTATTTCATTTTCAGCTTCCTGTTTCCCTTTGAAAATGATTTCTTTGGATTCCAGTTTTGCTTCTTTAATAATTTCGTCAGCTTCACGTCTGGCCTTATTAAGTATTTCCTCAGATGTTTTGCCGACTTTGGCATTGTCAGATTCAATCTTCTTCTTCACAATAACTGCGCCGGCTACAAAACCTGCAATAAGGGCTACGACGCCAATCAAGATGTATAACCAAACCATTATTTCCTCCTGTATATATTTTTTTCTGTAATCACCACATCAAGTGGCACATCATGTTCTTCCGTTTCTATTCTTTCCACTACCTGAAAATCATATGCAAAACCAACCTTTAAATCAAACAAATAATTTTTTAAAAGCTTATCATAATATCCTTTACCGAATCCGATTCTGTTGCAGTTTGTATCAAATACAAGAGCCGGTACTATTGCAACATCAATCTGTTCCGGTTCATCTGTTAAAGAGACAGGCTCTTTGATACCCAAACTGCATGTTTCCAAAAGTTCGCTTCCTTCAAATCTTCCTATAAAGATTTCCTCAAAACACATTTTGGGAAGATAAATCTTTTTACCCCTTTTATGCAGATAGTTAAAAAGCCATTCCGTTTCAATCTCATTTCCGAAATTGCAATAAAAAAGAAAACTTTCCCTTTCACCGTAAAGCTCAATAAACTTTTCGCACACCTGCCTACTGGCCTTACTGATAAAGTCACCATCAAGCTCATTTCTCATCCTTTTTATACGTGCCCTCAGAGTTGCCTTATCAGCTGTCATATTTTTTAATCCCCTTCCAGAGTCTTTTGAGCCTTTGGGCTATCTTACCTTCAAAGCCGGAATCGGACGGGTTATAAAAAACTTTTTCAATTTTCATATACTCCTGAGCCACAAATTCACCATAATCAAATGGATATTTGTACCCTGCAGGATTATGACGGATATTTTCAGGCGGATACGGGTTGGAAGCCTTTAAATATTCTTCGGCCTTTTTCCCGGCTGTGTAAGACCGGTTGCTTTTCGGGCAGGAAGCCAGATAAGTAACCACATGCGAGAGAATAATATCTCCTTCCGGCATACCCACTTTCAAAAAAGCTTCATAAGCGGAATTTGTAAAAGCAAGTGCATCGGGAAAGGCATTGCCGATGTCTTCGGAAGCTGAAATAAGGAGCCTTCTGAAAACACTTTCCGCATCAACTCCGCTTTTCAGAAGTTTTTTTGACCAAACTAGTGCCGCATCCGGATCACTGCCGCGTATACTTTTTATCATTGCCGAAAGCAGATCGTAGTGCTCGTCTTCAGAATAACCCATTTTCATTATCAAATCTTCCACTTCCGAAACATCCAAAAACA is from Flexistipes sinusarabici DSM 4947 and encodes:
- the rny gene encoding ribonuclease Y: MVWLYILIGVVALIAGFVAGAVIVKKKIESDNAKVGKTSEEILNKARREADEIIKEAKLESKEIIFKGKQEAENEIKEGKKELQAQEKRILAKEEALDKKVELAEKKEEMIIQREKEYEDKIAEVDKIKAETDNIRLQLIQEIEKISGMTREEAKQLLRQEMIEEAKVDAAREIREIEEEVKRTSDKKAQSVIATSIQRCAPEYVSEIAVSSVNLPSDEMKGRIIGREGRNIRTFESVTGVDIIVDDTPEAVILSSYDPFRREIAKLTLERLISDGRIHPSRIEEHYEKSKQEVEKHIYEVGEEAAFNLGIHNIHSDLLKLIGRLKYRTSYGQNVLGHSIEVAKIAGIMAAELGLDEKMAKRMGLLHDIGKAVDQESEGSHTEVGVDIVKKYKEDPRILNAILSHHGEEEFKYTESVLIQAADALSASRPGARREVLESYIKRLEKLEEISSSFEGVSKAYAIQAGRELRIIVEPDRVNDDTMVTLSKDIAKKIEEELTYPGQIKVTVIREARTVEYAK
- a CDS encoding 5-formyltetrahydrofolate cyclo-ligase, with the protein product MTADKATLRARIKRMRNELDGDFISKASRQVCEKFIELYGERESFLFYCNFGNEIETEWLFNYLHKRGKKIYLPKMCFEEIFIGRFEGSELLETCSLGIKEPVSLTDEPEQIDVAIVPALVFDTNCNRIGFGKGYYDKLLKNYLFDLKVGFAYDFQVVERIETEEHDVPLDVVITEKNIYRRK